The Streptomyces sp. NBC_01255 genome window below encodes:
- a CDS encoding serine hydrolase domain-containing protein gives MLNPLRRAAAAATALLLGLLPLGHAPAAADSPIPADRLAAVDAYVHDRMEATRTPGLSYAVVGPDGPIHTRARGTDGYGEPVTIETPFLWGSVAKPIAASAVMTLVQDGRLRLDDPVVEHLPGFRFGGSGHASRVTVRHLLQQTAGLPESATFEVTDCVDADCPGAVQRVAELDDVPPLGPPGTTYTYSSANYLVLAAVVESVTGRPFADHLRDSVLRPAGMDGAIADRASARERNLPPGHQLLWGIPSAIADGVDDDGAAYGYTGGDLNDLAAFASLQLRSGRTGNGTTILTPESVRLMRQSGRLHPSGADTGYGLGWRVGGLEAPLGSAIWHTGATPGYSAMLFLLPKQNIALVLQQNLHGLLHDGAVMEVGFGAARILAGGTTPTDAPSAATYHATVWGLTALALTLLAGTYQSARLLRRRPVPRRIVPTVLWCLAGALPWIAMAAALTLIGPRALWTWTPDAFIALCTATAAGTATIALRLTTAYVGRDSARRPASPGRVRSA, from the coding sequence ATGCTCAACCCGCTCCGCCGCGCCGCCGCAGCGGCGACAGCCCTCCTGCTCGGCCTGCTTCCCTTAGGTCATGCGCCGGCCGCGGCCGACTCGCCCATCCCCGCGGACCGCTTGGCGGCCGTGGACGCCTACGTGCACGACCGCATGGAGGCCACCCGTACGCCCGGGCTCTCCTACGCCGTCGTCGGACCCGACGGGCCGATCCACACACGCGCCAGGGGAACGGACGGATACGGCGAACCGGTCACGATCGAAACCCCCTTCCTCTGGGGCTCGGTCGCCAAACCGATCGCCGCGAGTGCCGTGATGACCCTCGTGCAGGACGGGCGCCTCCGGCTCGACGACCCGGTCGTCGAGCACTTGCCCGGCTTCCGTTTCGGCGGCTCCGGTCACGCTTCTCGCGTCACCGTCCGCCACCTGCTCCAGCAGACCGCCGGCCTGCCCGAGTCGGCCACCTTCGAGGTCACCGACTGTGTCGACGCCGACTGCCCGGGAGCGGTGCAGCGCGTAGCCGAGCTGGACGACGTACCTCCACTCGGACCGCCCGGCACCACGTACACGTACAGCAGCGCCAACTACCTCGTGCTGGCCGCCGTCGTCGAGTCCGTGACCGGTCGCCCCTTCGCCGACCACCTTCGGGACAGCGTCCTGCGCCCGGCCGGCATGGACGGGGCGATCGCCGACCGGGCGTCCGCACGCGAGCGGAACCTTCCGCCCGGGCACCAGCTCCTCTGGGGCATACCGTCCGCGATCGCCGACGGCGTGGACGACGACGGCGCCGCCTACGGCTACACGGGCGGTGACCTGAACGACCTCGCCGCGTTCGCCTCCCTCCAGCTCCGGTCAGGGAGGACCGGCAACGGCACGACGATCCTGACGCCCGAGTCCGTCCGCCTGATGCGGCAATCCGGCCGACTCCACCCGTCCGGCGCCGACACCGGATACGGACTCGGCTGGCGCGTCGGGGGCCTTGAGGCTCCCCTCGGCAGCGCGATCTGGCACACCGGTGCCACCCCTGGCTACTCCGCGATGCTCTTCCTCCTGCCGAAGCAGAACATCGCCCTCGTCCTCCAGCAGAACCTCCACGGCCTCCTCCACGACGGTGCCGTCATGGAAGTCGGCTTCGGCGCGGCCCGCATCCTCGCCGGCGGCACCACCCCCACCGACGCACCCTCCGCCGCGACGTACCACGCCACCGTCTGGGGCCTCACCGCCCTGGCCCTCACCCTCCTCGCGGGCACCTACCAGTCCGCCCGCCTGCTCCGCCGACGGCCCGTGCCCCGCCGCATCGTGCCCACCGTCCTGTGGTGTCTGGCCGGCGCCCTGCCCTGGATCGCCATGGCGGCAGCCCTCACCCTCATCGGGCCCAGAGCGCTGTGGACCTGGACACCCGACGCCTTCATCGCCCTCTGCACGGCAACCGCCGCCGGGACCGCCACCATCGCCCTGCGGCTCACCACCGCATACGTCGGCAGAGACAGCGCCCGGCGTCCGGCCTCCCCGGGGCGAGTCCGCAGTGCCTGA
- a CDS encoding carboxylesterase/lipase family protein — MRHTRNVSKGFIAAALTLTTLGLGLGVGPTTPARAAAGSTAGPVVGTTGGAVRGTADSDGLRSFQGIPYAAPPVGDLRWASPQPAAAWAGVREATAPGSPCAQPKGLPVGVPSEAEDCLYLNVTTPVKRAAKRPVIVWIHGGSLMFGSGDLYGPERLAAEGAVVVSVNYRLGVMGFLSHPALRTSGGLGLEDQQAALRWVRANAGVFGGDPGNVTIMGESGGGYSVCGHLASPKSAGLFDRAIVQSAPCATGGSRTREEAEAEAKATLAELKKLKSKEGKDCDDAESCLRGTDAATLMKAYGTWNEPRPIAGTDLMPLAPAEALRTGRFNRVPVLIGVNHDEERGRILGQELTGDPMPPEAYEPEIRKEFGAQSDAVLARYPLSRFSSAGEALATVLTDRTWSVPTLDTARLLSQWTPTRMFEFSERETPSWAGDPKLSFELRASHMSELSYLFDLKLPLFEKLTEKQERLGKRMTDTWVDFAESGKTDWPSFRSGGYVQSLASGPWKRTEFTKDHNHAFWKNLR; from the coding sequence ATGAGACACACCAGGAACGTTTCCAAGGGGTTCATCGCCGCCGCCCTCACGCTGACCACGCTGGGCCTGGGCCTGGGCGTCGGGCCGACCACCCCCGCGCGAGCGGCAGCAGGCAGCACCGCCGGCCCGGTGGTCGGCACCACCGGCGGCGCCGTGCGTGGCACCGCCGACAGCGACGGCCTGCGCAGCTTCCAGGGCATCCCGTACGCCGCCCCGCCGGTGGGCGACCTGCGCTGGGCCTCGCCGCAGCCCGCCGCCGCCTGGGCCGGGGTGCGTGAGGCGACCGCGCCCGGATCCCCCTGCGCGCAGCCGAAGGGGCTGCCCGTCGGAGTCCCCAGCGAGGCCGAGGACTGCCTGTACCTGAACGTCACCACCCCCGTGAAGCGGGCCGCCAAGCGGCCGGTGATCGTGTGGATCCACGGCGGCAGCCTGATGTTCGGCAGTGGCGACCTCTACGGCCCCGAGCGGCTGGCAGCCGAGGGCGCCGTCGTCGTGTCGGTCAACTACCGGCTCGGCGTCATGGGCTTCCTGTCCCATCCGGCCCTCAGGACCTCCGGCGGCCTCGGCCTGGAGGACCAGCAGGCGGCGCTGCGCTGGGTCCGCGCCAACGCGGGCGTCTTCGGGGGCGATCCCGGCAACGTGACGATCATGGGTGAGTCCGGCGGCGGGTACAGCGTCTGCGGCCACCTCGCCTCGCCGAAGTCGGCCGGACTGTTCGACCGCGCCATCGTGCAGAGCGCGCCCTGCGCCACGGGTGGCTCCCGCACCCGGGAGGAAGCCGAGGCCGAGGCCAAGGCCACGCTCGCCGAGCTCAAGAAGCTGAAGTCCAAGGAGGGCAAGGACTGCGATGATGCGGAGTCCTGCCTGCGAGGCACGGACGCGGCCACGCTCATGAAGGCGTACGGGACCTGGAACGAGCCCCGCCCGATCGCCGGTACGGACCTCATGCCACTGGCCCCGGCCGAGGCGCTGCGCACGGGCAGGTTCAACCGCGTCCCGGTCCTCATCGGGGTCAACCACGACGAGGAGCGCGGCCGGATCCTCGGCCAGGAGCTGACGGGCGATCCCATGCCGCCCGAGGCGTACGAGCCCGAAATCCGCAAGGAGTTCGGCGCCCAGTCCGACGCGGTACTGGCCCGCTACCCGCTGAGCCGCTTCAGCTCTGCCGGCGAGGCCCTGGCAACGGTCCTGACCGATCGCACCTGGTCGGTTCCGACGCTGGACACCGCCCGGCTGCTGTCGCAGTGGACTCCGACCCGGATGTTCGAGTTCAGTGAGCGCGAGACGCCCTCATGGGCAGGCGACCCGAAGCTCAGCTTCGAGCTCCGCGCCTCGCACATGTCGGAGCTGTCCTACCTCTTCGACCTCAAGCTGCCTCTGTTCGAGAAGCTGACTGAGAAGCAGGAACGCCTCGGCAAGCGAATGACGGACACCTGGGTGGACTTCGCCGAGTCCGGAAAAACGGACTGGCCGAGCTTCCGCAGCGGCGGTTACGTGCAGTCGCTGGCCTCGGGACCGTGGAAGCGCACGGAGTTCACCAAGGACCACAATCATGCGTTCTGGAAGAACCTCCGCTGA
- a CDS encoding ABC transporter ATP-binding protein: MASVTFDKATRVYPGATKPSVDQLDIEIADGEFLVLVGPSGCGKSTSLRMLAGLEDVNAGSIRIGDRDVTHLPPKDRDIAMVFQNYALYPHMTVADNMGFALKIAGVNKSEIRAKVEEAAKILDLTEYLDRKPKALSGGQRQRVAMGRAIVREPQVFLMDEPLSNLDAKLRVSTRTQIAGLQRRLGITTVYVTHDQTEALTMGDRVAVLKDGLLQQVDSPRNMYDRPANLFVAGFIGSPAMNLIEVPITDGGVKFGNSVVPVSRDAIAAASANGDTTVTVGIRPEHFDVQGSESDQGLAVTVNVVEELGSDGFIYGSTRVGGEDKDLVVRVGGRDVPAKGSTLHVVPRAAELHVFSTSTGARLSD, from the coding sequence ATGGCTTCCGTCACTTTCGACAAGGCGACCCGGGTCTACCCCGGTGCCACCAAGCCCTCCGTCGACCAGCTCGACATCGAGATCGCCGACGGCGAGTTCCTCGTCCTCGTCGGGCCCTCCGGCTGTGGCAAGTCGACCTCGCTCCGCATGCTCGCGGGGCTCGAGGACGTCAACGCCGGCTCCATCCGCATCGGTGACCGCGACGTCACGCACCTGCCGCCGAAGGACCGGGACATCGCGATGGTGTTCCAGAACTACGCGCTGTACCCGCACATGACCGTCGCCGACAACATGGGCTTCGCGCTCAAGATCGCCGGCGTCAACAAGAGCGAGATCCGCGCCAAGGTCGAAGAGGCCGCGAAGATCCTCGACCTCACCGAGTACCTCGACCGCAAGCCGAAGGCGCTCTCCGGCGGTCAGCGTCAGCGTGTCGCCATGGGTCGCGCCATCGTGCGTGAGCCGCAGGTCTTCCTCATGGACGAGCCGCTGTCGAACCTCGACGCGAAGCTCCGTGTCTCGACCCGTACGCAGATCGCCGGTCTCCAGCGCCGCCTCGGCATCACCACGGTCTACGTCACCCACGACCAGACCGAGGCCCTCACCATGGGCGACCGCGTCGCCGTGCTGAAGGACGGTCTGCTCCAGCAGGTCGACTCCCCGCGCAACATGTACGACCGGCCCGCCAACCTCTTCGTCGCCGGCTTCATCGGCTCCCCCGCCATGAACCTGATCGAGGTCCCGATCACCGACGGCGGCGTGAAGTTCGGCAACAGCGTCGTCCCCGTCTCCCGCGACGCCATCGCCGCCGCCTCCGCCAACGGCGACACGACGGTCACCGTCGGCATCCGCCCCGAGCACTTCGACGTGCAGGGCTCGGAGAGCGACCAGGGCCTGGCCGTGACGGTCAACGTCGTCGAGGAGCTCGGCTCCGACGGCTTCATCTACGGCTCCACCCGCGTCGGCGGCGAGGACAAGGACCTCGTCGTCCGCGTCGGCGGCCGTGACGTCCCCGCCAAGGGCTCCACGCTCCACGTCGTCCCGCGCGCCGCCGAGCTGCACGTCTTCTCCACCTCCACGGGCGCCCGCCTCAGCGACTGA
- a CDS encoding TetR/AcrR family transcriptional regulator produces the protein MPRTADHEERRRQIADAVSQLITAHGLDAVTVARTAATAGMSVGLVQHYFRTKDEMLLHAFREVSARIRARVDERIRDGVEHKRPLARVMAEVMTEYIPLDEARRAEYRVTRAFAGRALDAPALAAVDTEAARKLREDIARAVHNGKECGEVDEDVDPSAAAVRLAAVMEGLALQVYREPEGAAEAAVVPFVAPLLKTELAAVFTGECRQYARESADPPRTPRVPGASTDASPGNAC, from the coding sequence GTGCCGCGAACCGCCGACCACGAAGAACGCCGACGTCAGATCGCCGACGCTGTCAGCCAGTTGATCACCGCACACGGGCTCGACGCCGTCACCGTCGCCCGCACGGCCGCCACCGCAGGCATGTCCGTCGGGCTCGTCCAGCACTACTTCCGCACCAAGGACGAGATGCTGCTCCATGCCTTCCGCGAGGTCTCGGCCCGCATCCGCGCGCGCGTCGATGAGCGGATCAGGGACGGGGTCGAGCACAAGCGACCCCTCGCACGGGTCATGGCGGAGGTGATGACCGAGTACATCCCCCTGGACGAGGCCCGCCGCGCCGAATACCGCGTCACCCGCGCGTTCGCCGGCCGAGCCCTCGACGCCCCCGCCCTCGCGGCCGTCGACACCGAGGCCGCTCGTAAGCTGCGCGAGGACATCGCCCGCGCCGTCCACAACGGCAAGGAGTGCGGCGAGGTCGACGAGGACGTGGATCCGTCGGCGGCGGCCGTCCGCCTCGCCGCCGTGATGGAGGGCCTCGCACTCCAGGTCTACCGCGAGCCCGAGGGCGCCGCCGAAGCGGCCGTGGTCCCGTTCGTGGCGCCCCTGCTCAAGACCGAACTCGCCGCCGTCTTCACCGGCGAGTGCCGCCAGTACGCGAGAGAGTCAGCCGATCCGCCGAGAACGCCGCGGGTACCCGGCGCCTCGACAGACGCCTCGCCCGGGAACGCCTGCTGA
- a CDS encoding TetR/AcrR family transcriptional regulator, whose amino-acid sequence MGNREALLIGAKACLREKGYDRTSVRDIATAAGVSTAAVGYHYGSREALLNQALFEILDEWGDAMGRALVPDADGSSRAHFERIWESLIEDFGAHPDLWLASVELFMQAQRQPELRAALAGGTAQGRRGMAAILDGVREEEVSDASVRTLGAVQLALVSGVMLQCLSDPSSAPTAAEVLEGVQALAELAR is encoded by the coding sequence ATGGGAAACCGCGAAGCCCTGCTCATCGGCGCCAAAGCCTGCCTGCGGGAAAAGGGATACGACCGCACCTCTGTGCGTGACATCGCCACGGCCGCCGGAGTGAGCACGGCCGCCGTCGGCTACCACTACGGCTCACGCGAGGCACTGCTCAACCAGGCCCTGTTCGAGATCCTCGACGAGTGGGGCGACGCGATGGGCCGGGCGCTGGTCCCCGACGCCGACGGCTCCTCCAGAGCGCACTTCGAGCGCATCTGGGAGAGCCTGATCGAGGACTTCGGTGCGCACCCCGACCTCTGGCTCGCCTCGGTGGAACTGTTCATGCAGGCCCAGCGGCAGCCGGAGCTGCGCGCCGCTCTGGCCGGGGGTACCGCTCAGGGGCGGCGTGGCATGGCGGCCATCCTGGACGGCGTCCGCGAGGAGGAGGTGTCGGACGCCTCCGTCCGCACCCTCGGCGCCGTGCAGTTGGCGCTCGTGTCGGGTGTGATGCTCCAGTGCCTCAGCGACCCCTCCAGCGCCCCCACCGCTGCCGAGGTGCTCGAAGGCGTCCAGGCCCTGGCCGAGTTGGCGCGCTGA